In one window of bacterium DNA:
- a CDS encoding cytosine permease, with amino-acid sequence MSDAKQAAAQQATGEWEEMKESSTREAGRLSGLDTFLLWFGAAVVIDEMWSGAQVTPLGIGLGLIVILAAKFTGNLLLALVARMGSEALVPTMVLSRASFGIRGSVFPAVCNILQLIGWTAYMLIVAAKAVGILFGAELTGAQQFWTILALGLLTTAWAAGGSRYWKIANNIAVFMLIALTIVMTYGVFSKFTIDELLRVVPPAGPSPMLTFDFVVAMAVSWVPLAADYGRFASSRRAAFAGTYWGYFTGSAWMYAIGLIAGMAYLKLHPGTAVEALEPNTVVLGALHGMKLISAGILLIALSTITTTFLDVYSTAASSLNIWPKANASLLAVIGGLFGTALAFFVKMDQYTQFLLLIGVVFLPMFAVVAADYFFVKKCRINSAALFDRGGEYWYAGGFNAAAIAAWIIGMAISLWAGAPWWLGAIFGIETWQAWPIGAAIPSFAASGAIYLLLAKLVLKKS; translated from the coding sequence ATGTCGGATGCAAAGCAGGCTGCGGCGCAGCAGGCAACGGGCGAGTGGGAGGAAATGAAGGAATCGTCCACTCGCGAGGCCGGACGGCTGTCGGGCCTCGACACGTTTCTTTTGTGGTTCGGCGCGGCGGTCGTCATCGACGAAATGTGGAGCGGCGCGCAGGTGACGCCGCTTGGCATCGGTTTGGGGCTAATCGTAATCCTCGCCGCCAAATTCACGGGGAATCTGCTCCTCGCGCTCGTCGCGCGGATGGGCTCTGAGGCGCTTGTGCCGACAATGGTGCTTTCGCGCGCCAGCTTCGGAATACGCGGCAGCGTTTTCCCGGCGGTGTGCAACATCCTGCAACTCATCGGATGGACGGCGTACATGCTGATCGTCGCGGCCAAGGCCGTGGGGATTTTGTTCGGTGCGGAGCTTACCGGCGCGCAGCAGTTCTGGACGATACTCGCGCTGGGGCTCTTAACAACCGCATGGGCGGCAGGCGGAAGCCGTTACTGGAAGATCGCCAACAATATCGCCGTATTTATGTTGATCGCGCTGACAATCGTGATGACGTACGGCGTGTTTTCCAAATTCACCATTGACGAACTGTTGCGGGTAGTTCCGCCCGCCGGGCCTTCGCCGATGCTGACGTTCGATTTTGTCGTCGCGATGGCGGTTTCATGGGTGCCTCTCGCCGCTGATTACGGAAGGTTCGCGTCGTCCCGGCGGGCCGCGTTCGCGGGAACCTACTGGGGATATTTCACCGGCTCCGCCTGGATGTACGCCATCGGACTGATCGCGGGAATGGCGTACTTGAAGCTCCATCCCGGAACCGCGGTGGAAGCGCTTGAGCCGAACACCGTCGTTTTGGGCGCGCTGCACGGAATGAAACTCATTTCCGCGGGCATCTTGTTGATCGCGCTTTCGACTATCACCACCACGTTTCTGGACGTTTACTCGACTGCGGCGAGCTCGCTCAATATATGGCCGAAGGCGAACGCTTCGTTGCTTGCGGTAATCGGCGGGCTCTTCGGCACCGCGCTGGCGTTTTTCGTAAAGATGGATCAGTATACGCAGTTCCTGCTGCTGATCGGCGTGGTATTTCTTCCAATGTTCGCTGTCGTCGCCGCGGATTATTTTTTCGTGAAGAAATGCAGGATAAATTCGGCCGCGCTGTTCGATAGGGGGGGAGAATATTGGTACGCGGGAGGTTTCAACGCGGCCGCGATCGCGGCTTGGATCATCGGAATGGCGATTTCGCTCTGGGCGGGCGCGCCCTGGTGGCTCGGCGCGATATTCGGAATCGAAACTTGGCAGGCCTGGCCCATCGGCGCGGCGATTCCGAGTTTCGCGGCATCGGGGGCGATATATCTTCTTCTGGCGAAGCTCGTTTTGAAAAAGAGCTAG